In Capsicum annuum cultivar UCD-10X-F1 chromosome 7, UCD10Xv1.1, whole genome shotgun sequence, one genomic interval encodes:
- the LOC107855709 gene encoding uncharacterized protein LOC107855709, translating into MESIQFLVKHSGRWTYEKNYKEYITDAILLSTTASFNELHDVLASHLNVDLTNKWRSFTSSSACVVERKDAVNNMQTVGQGKSIRRVERPVIVVDGSHLRGMYTETFVTAYTMDRAGHIFPLAYGVLDFENDTSWTWFFENLKEAYGERQNMCVVSDRNPSILKDIGDVYKDVPDYACMWHLWGKMKKHYRKSHDALSEIFYTMAKSYSKSEFHMLMEKVEAIDIRVKKYLKLAGYEKWVRSYATVHRGWAFTSNIVESINRVLVSAGKLLIYDFLEEVRLLFAKWNCENRQEASYTFTTLIEKFNDIVKEKEALCTHMTVVPAIEYVYTVHDKQKNFILCLKERMFLCNAFQINEISCAHACTVLDNMNFQKGPYCCDLYKSKTVLKTYDVPIYPLLHKDDWIIPFSILGEIVLASKFKWLPGRPAKKDRGKSD; encoded by the exons ATGGAAAGCATACAATTTCTCGTGAAGCATTCTGGAAGGTGGACGTATGAAAAAAACTACAAAGAGTACATCactgatgctatactgttgagcacAACAGCATCATTCAATGAGCTGCACGATGTTTTGGCATCACACTTAAACGTGGACTTAACCAACAAAT gGAGAAGTTTTACAAGTTCATCTGCATGCGTTGTTGAAAGAAAAGACGCCGTTAACAATATGCAAACAGTG GGCCAAGGAAAAAGCATTAGAAGAGTTGAGAG ACCTGTAATAGTTGTTGATGGTAGTCATCTGAGAGGAATGTATACCGAAACATTTGTAACTGCATATACAATGGATAGAGCag gtcatatatttcctttggcatatggtgtgcttgatttTGAAAACGATACATCTTGgacttggttctttgagaatctaAAGGAAGCGTACGGAGAAAGacaaaacatgtgtgttgtatcTGATCGAAATCCAAGCATCTTAAAGGATATTGGTGATGTGTACAAAGATGTTCCagattatgcatgtatgtggcatctatgggggAAAATGAAAAAACATTATAGAAAGTCTCATGATGCATTATCagagatcttttatacaatggccaaatcatattcaaagtcagaATTCCACATGTTAATGGAAAAGGTTGAGGCAATTGATattagggtgaagaaatatttgaaattggcTGGTTACGAAAAGTGGGTTAGGTCCTATGCAACAGTTCACCGAGGATGGGCTTTTACTTCAAACATTGTGGAGTCAATAAATAGAGTACTTGTATCAGCCGGAAAACtattaatttatgattttcttgagGAAGTTCGATTGCTGTTTGCAAAATGGAATTGCGAAAATAGGCAGGAGGCTTCATATACATTCACAACActtattgaaaaatttaatgaCATAGTAAAAGAGAAGGAGGCTTTGTGTACTCATATGACG GTTGTACCAGCCATAGAATATGTGTACACGGTGCACGACAAACAAAAGAACTTCATCCTTTGCCTCAAGGAAAGAATGTTCTTATGTAATGCATTTCAAATTAATGAGATATCATGTGCACATGCTTGTACGGTGTTGGACAACATGAATTTTCAGAAGGGGCCATATTGTTGTGATTTGTATAAGTCAAAAACTGTGTTGAAGACATATGATGTTCCAATCTATCCTTTACTACACAAAGATGACTGGATAATTCCATTTAGCATACTTGGTGAAATAGTACTGGCTTCGAAGTTCAAATGGCTTccaggaagacctgcaaagaaggatcgtggaaaATCGGACTAG